In the Microplitis mediator isolate UGA2020A chromosome 5, iyMicMedi2.1, whole genome shotgun sequence genome, cagtatacaattttatatgtacaGCTGGATAGTGTGAAACATGAATGCATGAAGAACGAAAGCACGACATATTTTTCTGTTTCGTTGGAAACCAATAACGCCAGTATTCTATGTAAAATACGACGCGAGCGTTTAAAATTGTTCCGTGAATGCATTTACAACAGTGTACTCACGCGGTTTCGGCTTACAAAGCTTTCATGACGGCAAAACgcatttatatatgtatataaatagtaatagggcagtaaaaatattaaataaacctCTGTGCGTTGCATATCGATTGCACAGAgacaacatataaaattttatacacgaaaaaaaaaagtaaatagaaaaagtatatcatatattttttttttacaaaccatttatttttcttgcgAATGTAATCCTTTTCCGAGAGATTCACTAAGTAAATTACTGGCTTGGAAGTCaagaacaaatatttattgagcacatcgatctaaaatatttattaataagacaatgatgtaatttttgaatcaactgaaataaataaatatttttgttaatttaaaaatacctaCATCGTTAAGGCTCCAATCAGCGAATCTGACTTGGTTTTTTTCCTCTACCAAAActgttttaacttttaaaagtgtgtcctataataaataaataattattataattttattttattagtgcATTTAAATgcgaatttatttaaatagtttggtagttaaaaaaaataataaattgatcttTATTGATTTTACAATTCAAGTTACATTAgctattatgataataaactCTCGTATATATTCGTACATATATTGAGCTTATTGTCGACATGCAATTCTTCACAGTTGAGTAAGTGTCATTATCTTTATAAAGTACCGATTTAACTGAGCGTGCAAGACTGTGAGGTAGGGCAAGTTAAAAAAGCGTTAACTATCTTCAAGtaccatatatttatatataaatttaaaaaaaagttttgtcgAAAACTTTGATATATATTACTAATGCAAAGTGAAATGTATTCTTAAAGTTGATTGGTATGAAAGCAGCacttagatttttatttactcgttTCGGAAACCGATGAATGCTACCCTTGAGCTCTTAATCCcgtaaaaagttatttcgCGCACCTTAATATTTGCAATCGATTAAAGAACTTGTTGTTTGAGAGGAAATTCGCAAGCAATATActtagtatttatttgaattttttttccccttttttcatttattcaagATACGATTGGATATTTTATTCGTGATATACCGACATTACATTTGAATTGGACTTTGAGACTAAAActctgtattttattttattttttttaaagtcattttagaatataattattttgtttggtattcagtttaaaaaaaaaaaaggtctaaaagcaaaaataataaacctgttattaataaattaaatttgaatatttcactgtaaaaaattgggagtgaactcgaagtgattacggatttcatttaaatctgAATTTACTCCGTCAATCAGatttccggagtttaaaaaaaaacattctgTATACGAagtgaatattaaatttaaactccaATTCGAAGTttggatattaaaataaactcttttcaggagtgaattttactctaGACTggattttcaatattaaattaaacccTTTGAATAAGCAAtcatccgctccgcattcactccggatttatttccctaattttttacagtgtaataaaaaaaagtaaaattttatgtgatATATTTAGATAGTggacaaacaaattttatataaacaatGCATTGTATACAACGAAATGAACTTCCCCTATCAAAAAATCCATGTGGGAATCCAGCCTAGATTCCTGTATTGGTTCCCACATGGCATTTTCgtatggattcccatatggtttCCTATAGAAATATTGATCTGTTCTAACCCCGGattctatagaaattactTATATAGAAACCCAGATTCTTATATGAATTTCCCTTAAAGAAATCCATATATCCAAGTTAGGAAATAAGAATCCAGGTACCCTGTTTCCTATGTGGATTTCCCATATTAAAATCCAGATACCCATGGGCTCCTACATGGATTCttacataaatccatactttTCTATATGGATTTCTAAGGGTTCCCATGAAATCccacatgaatttttttgataggatCGTCATCAGATAATAAGTCACTAAATTAGACAATTGTAACGgacataatattatatatgaataaaattcagtaaaCTTACGTATTCAGGCTTAAGTTTCTTGTCATTACCACGTACgactaatttttctaatttttcgaGATGACCATTCAGCATTTCGACGTCTTTAAGCCGTAACTCTTCGCAAATAATCTCTAGATCTCTTACTGGGTTTACTTCACCCTCAATATGGGTCACATCATCGTCTTCGAAAGCTcctaaattaataattttaataagcaAACAAACGGAAatgaaattattgatatttatgaatttctgGTCGGAAAAGGAATTGAGTTTCTTGGtagcatttatttattttaatgtggtgtaataaaaataaagtaatagcTTTAATGAGTTATAAAATAACgtaatgaatatttacaatagacaaaaaataaaagataaaaaaatttacaaatggATACAAATAACGGAGTCGAGGAGAAAACATCACGCACAAGAGACTCGATCGTGTAACCACGACAATTAGGCGTCTAAGTGACACGCAACCGTTATTGACTCTCTAATTCAATTACTCGACACGTTTTCCGCTGTcgtatttatactttttttttttacccagtATAATTCCGCGAGTAGACACTAATAACCCGTTATTTCAATAAGCAAATATATTTCCTTGTGATGTGCATTAAAGTTCATGAATGTACAGTACAGTAATACACGTAATGCAAGTCGAGGGGTGAATATGTCGCGTCTAAACGTCGACGACCCTTGTGCATTGTCGACGAGGACGATCGTGCACAAAGTTTTCACATGAGAATTGTAAAGAGACAATCTTGTTATTTATGAAAACGATCAATATCGACTGTGTATGACAAATTGCAGtctacattaataattatatgctgtaattgtaatataattgaataattactactttacattttatttccgtaaaaaaaaaaaatggtcatttttataaaaaaaaaattttttcattcaatttaaacgatattttaaatataattaccaGGGGttgtactaattattgatagtttaaaagatattttataattttttaattatgagtaattgaaaaattttattaacccATGAGATTTTTGTTCACGCAAAGCTTATTTTATTACCGActtagaattattttattgaaaaagaaaaattaaagtagtggtcgcagatttttttttgaattgaaaaaatcattttgtacactgtaaaaatttgcggagtgaatttgcggattaaatccggagtaatTGCAGTGCGAATGACTGCTCTTcaaagtgaaatttactccgaaagggagtttatttcgatattaaaactctgaatcgaagtaaatgcggatttaaataaaattcagaccACTCCGCTGAAAAGACAAACTCCGTACTTACTCTGTgggcggagtgattttttttaaaagctccgaaaTTCCGAGTAAATTtgggtttaaataaaattcgtaatcacttcaaattcactcccgtttttttacagtgtataaatttacataaaactataattttgaaaaatattttataatttttgatgaacaaaattttagaaaattctgaATCAATTTgttctttttatttctcataaattaataaatttttttaaatttacagtttttcaaattcatcaaaaaaattttaattgaattcaattaaatttatcagaatCTCGATATTAAATCGAccatcgattttaaaaaatcgaatgTAATGACATACAATTGACTTACGTGAAAATATGAaccacaaaaaatattttaatacaatttCTGTCCAAgacatttttggttttattattattgaaaattgaaaaatgtatattaaaaattaaaaaaaataacttactgCACAAATGATAAATTGCATCGCAAGCATTAATATGAGAAAGAAATGCATTTCCTAAACCCTGTCCTTCAGCCGCACCTTTGACGAGCCCAGCAATATCAACAACATTTAAAAATGCCGGAACTTTGCTGCAAAAATTACcacagaaagaaaaaattaattaattagtataacacagaagtaaaaaaaaataatataattatttgacaaAGTACACAATGGGTTAAATTAATTCGCAtagtcattaaattttaatgtcatcACATAAACTCATACCAGGGGTTACTTTTGAATTACGGATCAAAGGGCTGAGTTCACGTGTGGCCTAGATTAAGGGTGTTGTAAAATAAGAGAGAGTAAGTGTAATGCTTAAATGCAATAAGAGAGATAAAGTGACTGGGAAATTTGCAATGACAATGCATTTAAATGCTAATGCCGACCTCATTAAACAATTAGTCTTTGAAGACTGGCTTTAGTATTGTACCTAGTTGTAGTGATACTGCATAGCAGTGGGATGATGGGTGCTGATTAGTCAGCTTTTATTACGCGCTGTTGGATTCGACAACACGTGGCTTTAAACTTAAACAACTGAGGATCGGGCGTTTAAAGTAAACTCTAAACTATCATATACATTTTGTTCTTTGATCTTTCTTTTTAttcttcaaaataaatttaaatatttatagtttctagtattttatttactgacgTGACGTCTGATGTCGAATTTGAAATACcgtttaaatgaaaataaaaaattatttacgttcaaatatttaaatatgtcattaagaaattttCGAATGTCACAATGTCTTATGCATGACAATCTCTAGTGTTCGAACAGAATCCGGAGTACTGTAcatatatagtaaaatttatgtactaCTAAAGCTCTGTTTGGTGTGtcagtatatgtatatatattttgaaaaggAAATTCGGCGTAATTTACATTGCAGATCACGTTTTGTGAAAACGTGACCCTCACTCCCTTTGCTGTATCTCTACTGGGCTGGATAAAAGCAGTCGCTGCAAAGACGTATGGAAATTACGACAGTTATTCCGAATCGTTTCCTCTACAAAGACTTTAACATACATAtgctacatatatttattttatcgattgatgaatttatattttttctgttaatatttaaactgtaatatttatatttatttttttaaagtttaattaatcttaaaatttcaacaaaattttttaaactcagtgcgataattttatacacagaaaaaaataaactttaaaaattagtgattGAAGCTATACCCGGAACCTGGGTGTCAATATAAGGAACTTTAACATtccaaacaataaattttataatacgtctcataaattttttacactgtaaaaaatttacggagTGAACACGaagtaaatccggagtgaatgcggagtggatgactgtttatttagttaatctcctcggagtgaaatttactccgaaggggagttcattttaatattaaaactccaaatcagagtgaatgcggatttaaataaaatccacacCACTCCAAAATCACTCTGCTGGAAagacaaactccctatttactccctATGCGGAGCGATTTTTCTTTAAGCTTCGAAACGTCGAGtgacggagtaaattcggactCAAATAAAATCCTTGATCACTCCATTGCGTCAAAAAACTTAGtgttaacaatttttgtgttaaatatttaacacttttttgtgttgatttaacagaataaatgttaaatgtacacataaaagtgttaaatatttaacattaagttttttgacgcaatgacgcaaaattttttactgtgtaactatattttactattaagtCGCACCAACAGTAttaatcctgttgcagcaacagtaaatttttttccgtgcaattattcatttttcctgtatagacaataaattttaataattatcctataatttttaacgttttaattatagataaaagaattactatttagaatgatagtaTTTTACGGATCACTTTATCAGTCTATTACTTGtcgtttctcaatttatatagataatttttttccgtgtaacaacaatttatatattattaattattcatttcattataattattatataaaattacatattaaaACTTACCTAACTGGTTTGAAATACTCGCATAAGTAATCGAACCTTGAATCTGGAACTGGTACGCGACGTgctcgaaaaaaatattaaaacaagtTAGAAAAAGTAattctaaatattatttttaccaaagtaataaattcggacttgatacttattttcattAGGGTCAATTGTACAAAACGGAAAATTTTCAGCAGCAGCTTGACTCTTTGTCAGGACATTAAAAAACGTCGATTTCCCAACATTGGGAATCCCAACAATTCCGATCCTGAGATTCGTACCCACTCGTCCGATGAGCGGCTTCCGTTCGGGCTCCTCAACTTTCTTGGGGGGCATTCTGTGCACATTCATCAGTTATAATGTTGAGTTTATTATAGATCAGAGTTGTTATATATTATAGGGTGTTTCAGACACAAAGGAAATTTCAGACACTATTAAAGAATACAAGATGGTTGCAAGGAACCTACGAATCAGTCCTACAAGCATTTAGACAGTACTCTATTTATCTAGGaattcaaaactaaaaatacgaaaattattgataattacagcattataagtatacatatatagaagACAGGCAGCTCTGCATTGAAATCGTCTACTTATATACTACTGTATTAGTGTAAATGAATAGATGCGCCTTAACTCTTATACGCGCCGTCACTTTATTATTACTGCCGCTTCTGCTGCCACTTGATACAATCGTTTCCGCGATCATTTTACGATTTTAAACTAATCGCCTAAGGCTTTATTTCTAccgtaactatttttttttatttcaacttcAACTTCATCTTATAGACTTACAGTATTCGAGTAAAGAACTTGAATTACCTCTTCACTTTTATCTCTATTATaaatctttataatttttttccaattaaaattttttttctcaatgaCTACTGggctgaaaaaatatttttaaaattcgttcAATGAAAATCATGActcgattttaattaaatttgtaataaaaattttaagttacagtttcttatttacaaaaagacaaatataaattaatattttaatttagtttactatgtatatgtatttatatatattcgcatTTACGCTCCTGGTTTGCACGgctgaaaatgaaaatgatcGTGGTCTCTGGCACGCCCCGAATCCACCCTCCCATAATCTTTAAAAGACACTGGTACCGACTACGACTTAAGAgtattccttttttttttcatcatcatcatcttcatccttttcatatatatgtatatggataGATATAAGTATATGTGAAATGCCTAGGGGgtatataaaaaagtaaagttGACTGAATGCGTGGTTTTGCTTGAATATGCGCTCGCGGTGACTAATTATATTAATGCGTACGGCATCGAACGATAGCAGTGTTTACCACAAGATTACCGTTGGTATCTCTGGGGACCGCGGAGAGCAAAAGCTTGGATCTTCTCTTGGTTATATCAAACGATAAAACCGTGCAGAAAGAAGTGGAGGTTGGTTAGGTTGACTGGTCGAGGAGAATACATAAGACTGGTGATGTTGCGGCCGCGGGCGCTGCCGCGCGAAGTATTAAGTATTAAAGTAACCAGAGAAAAGGATGGCGGATCTGAAGAGCCACTGAAGAGTACACCGCCGCGATAGTATAAGAGCATACAATAAGGatataactaaataataataaaaatatgaataagaATAAGATGACGATGAAGAAGGTTATGGGGGAGGAATATGCCGGGCAGAGGCTTGATCACTGGGCACCGCGACCACGAATCACCGGCATCACGCCGAGAATCCGCAACTGAGCCCCAGGCCGCCAATCCGCCACCGTCTCTTGTGATTCACCGGCTTCTTCTCTCCCCACAAATCTTAAATTCTCTCTTTCTTCTCTCTATTTACCTCTTTATCGTCTTTTATTATCCTTTAAACATTCATcggctattttatattttatgatttctTACATTTTATGTCTGaccacaaaatttatatttatttttccttcatttcataaaaaattttttaactattaatttttatcaatactttacttcattattttttagattaaataaattgtcttttatatatgattctaaagttagcggacaggccacaatttttgaatttttttattcaacaattcaatttcataaggaaaaataattaaaaatatgcacatgtagaaaattaaaaaaactacaggtgcaatttttttaaatatgtttttttataatttattgtttttcaaaaatccaaaaattattagacgttggctaatttgtgatcctgaagttgacagacaattaacaattttgaattttgtttttttttttcagcaaatcaattgcaagaaaaataaaaatttaaaatatgcacatggagaaaattaaaaaagctacaggtgcaaatttttaaatattttgttttctataatttatcattttaaaaaaaatttaaaaaattattagatgtcagttaacttcagtatcattttttatatttatacagaTAAATATTTCACTTAAATTCCTGTTTATAaaggacaattttttttttaattttgaaaaaaaatttcttgtttaTATTCGAATATTTAGTcacgaaattttcaaataatttaaattcgcgGGCACTTGACAGTAACGCCCACTGACGGTGAgtcttaaaaatcaaatctCTCTGCATTCCACCAGTAATGGATTAAAAAACATAACCTGAtgttgcaaataaaaattaaaaagcctGACAATAAAAGAACAATAAATGCAATCTACTACTTCTCAGAATTGATTGAAATATCAAAAGAATAtacttacaaataatatatgaaaattttattttataaatactaaatacaattttgaaattataaactgaattataatttatcttttactCCAAATTATACTTAAATCATCTAAATTGacaaagtaattttaaatagtttattataaaaaatacctGCTTTTTAAATCCAATCAATACCGGCGTATGTAaggataaatattaaatgtttgGCACAACGTGTGTGCTATTTCGACAGTGCAAGTACACACGGCACGAGAAAATATGACGTCAGATATgaggttatttttttaatatttcttttttacagGATCCAGTTTTATCCGCAGATATTAAAGAAGAATTGCAGTTTAAAAGGTAAATGATAAAACAgatgaatttaatttgaaaaaaaaaataagttttcatttattcaataatttgttttttcaatctacatatttttttatttatttaaggtaAATTTTCCAATACCGGAACGATTTGTTaatcattatattatattttaactcgTACgcgatgaaattaaataaaactttctttatttaaaacattaatattttagttaCAAAATAGGATATAAAATAGATTTCAGAATATATccgaaatatgaaaaaaaaaaaaatgttaattatagcaATAGTCTCGGATCCATGACTTCTTCATGTCTCTCAATGGTTTTGCTAAGAAATTAGTCAATGGTCTTAAGCTTATAGAAACtgataaaattacttttcaataatttttttttttgtatatgcatcttaaatgacataaaattcaagaaaacatattaacaatatgaaaaaaatagtattattatattaattttactgtTCGTCTATTGGTACACCAAAATGAACCCGTGCCCAGTACCGGAACAGTCAGTcatattaatgttattaatgTTATCGATAGACATTAACGGTGAGTTTTATTGACTGGCTAAAGCAAGTGCaagattaattattactaGAGACCTAATATTTAATGCAGTAAGTAtgattgttataaaaaatgcattaaatatagataaactctgattgaaatgataaaaaatacatttttgtgtttaattttttttttttaattatttttatagtataatctcaaacgataaattttgtttctattattcagttcaaaatatatattttttattaaatatttaaccatttaaaaattttaaatgcattttacattaatattatttaataattgttagtATTTTCACTATGAATAAATGCACGTCAGTGcaaaaaataactcattttatttactgttccGGTATTAGGACAAGGCTATTTCAGCGTTCCGGTATTCGTTCTTTTGGGtgtcatagaaaaaattttttttttttttttttgtattaaatttaagaaaaatttctattctATATgatgcaataaattattttggtttatattctatttgaatatttttaaaacgataaaaatcAGTCTTATACCCTTCGTCGTTCCGGTATTGGGACATTtaccttatttatttatttattaatatcgtACGCCAATCGGCTATATACAACTGGTTACAAAATATAGTTACAAATATAAGGGAAACTACGATTTGAAAGTAGAAACATATTCACTTATAGTTAAACTTTGACGTTTTTGACTGAGGAAAGAAAAaacttgattaattatttagaagatttttaatatttgagtgAAAAACTGGAAGAGAtccactaaaaaaattgatttctgaATTGAACTCATTTACTTGGTTAGCTACTCTATTGTACGGTCCATTAATTACGTAGTTTTTATTAGATCTTAGCGTATTAATTATCCGGTTGCTTTTGAGACACGGCTTATCACAGACTATACTAAAGCTTCCTAGTATATCAGGCGAATCAATCAAtccattaatgattttatagaAGGTCAGGTCAGTTATTTGTTTTCGAGCGGATAGATTCTTgattaaaaaagaatttttataattacgttTAAAAgaatgatattaaaattatagaaaaaaaaatacattaaaaaatttgcatctatatattttttaaaattttctacattccatatttttattattcttattttttttgaattgtaatagatttgttgaaaaaaacaaCCGAAAACTATTAATTGTTCGTGAaatgactcaagaaaattatcatcttttggaaattaatttttatgacgtagaaaaattaatttatttttactaacatggagttttcaataaaaaatatttaatgagagTTTAATAGCAAAgatgatgatttaaaatataaaatattttaaatattgctggtaaataatatttaatgggTATTCCACGTAAACAACTGAgacaaattaaataacttcGTGGAAGTATTAAAGTAGTAGTTTGATCTAGTAGAAAGTGGTCATCAAAAGAAGTTGATTGCGACGCGTTCACGGAAACCATAAACACGCACAATTCTTCATGTTGGTCATCGCAATAcgattgttttaaaataaaaattattattattattttagattttcatcttcaatcaataattattgttatatttttaaactttcattAGTAAGTTTATGATATCAAAAGTAATACGGTGACGTTGAAaataatacacagaaaaaaaaggatttcttggcgcaagaaatattttgcattataaattgaagacaaaaattttcttaggactggaaaaaatttcttggcgcaaaaatttttttcttgcctcaagaaaatttttgttttcagtttataatgcaaaaagtTTCTTGCggtaagaaaaaaagttcttggggcgagtaaaaatttttttcgtcaagaaatccttttcttttttgtgtattaatttttgctcattaaaatttacgtATATGATGAACATaatggagtaaataataaagtgtCGGTAATGACGAATACAAAACATTAAATAcgcaatgaaaatttatatattatttttattattatttaatatttatactcgTTTCGTTTTTATAAGTGGGCTTTTTTGTATTCTTTAGTTTTATTCAGTCTGCGATGAATTCTCAGAATTTACCCgcaattatttacaattcgAGTGAgggataatatttaaattgctggtgaattaaataaacgaataaaatATGTCTGATGGCACCAAGAGCGTGTTTAATGTGTGTCTTGATATAAAACGGCAGACGCGCCTTAGGTTTTTAATTTCGTCATTATTTTAACATGTACATATGTATGTCTGATGTACTGTAACGGAATATTAATCttcttcatttttatatttcgaataataaaaatacttaaggAAAAAgtgaggaaatttttttttaataaataaattacttcattttttttatacattaaaatattgttttgttTGAGTTGAAGCtttggatttattttaataatttatcgttaatttATCGCAAATTATATCTACGTCGTTATTTTACCAACTCTAGCTGATGAACTTGAGTTAAAAACCTATATACTTATCGGTTATGACTTTCTTTACACACTGTAAATTCAAATGCATTAATTTTGAACACTTAAAGTTTTACACCCAtttatagtatattgtgtgacaagggatgaaacaaaatgATTTCAGACCAGGGCGAAGTTGGCTGCCCGAGTTGTAGGCTGTAATTtacgtaaatattttaaatgtaataacaaagtattttttatgataccagcatcgaaacttaaagtttcagtgtctctaccaccagtcgaaacaagctaatttcaagctgatgctgcaaacaactgctagcgaattcgtaattcaCAAATACCTTTATACAGCCCTTGGGaagaaacacaattgtttctgtCTGGTgttagttatatttaatgttcattttcAGCCTTAttcatttgatttttaagtgacagttttaattaaccaaacaaaatttctaaaaaatgattgaaaataatatttttgtcttatttactatttaataattgactgtaaatcacagatttctcattctctaacaGTTCTACGCATCACCaacttgaaattaacttattttcttACTGACTACTGACACTGGAAGGTcatcatgaaaaatatgatgtgtgacaagggatgaaacatgatttcagactgcgggtgatgtcagccctcGCCTGCCGCTCGGGCAGCCAAGTTcaccctagtctgaaatcgtctcgtttcatcccttgtcacacaatatactattttatgataccagcatcgaaatttaaagcttcagtgtctctacagccagtCGAAACAAGATAATTTCAGTCCAATGCCGCGAATGTCTTgagtcagcgggcagaaaaACAAACTTGTTTCGTCCCTTGGGAACAAACAAATACTGTTCCTGCCCGCTGACTGAAGACATTCGCAATTTGAACTCTGATACTTGTCATTTGTTTGATAGTAATTTAAGAccattaattttacttaaaacttAGTATGATGTctttaaatagtaataaatttaaaaaatcgaaacaCTTGCATTTTAACATGCAGTACGTGATATtagagtgaatttttttgaaccagaCCATAAATTTGTAGAGATAGagattatttaagaagttCAAAATCTAACAgtaacatttttataaattaccaaagaagttcttttataaaatttagtgTCATGTACATGTCCGTGCAATTGAGGAACTTGGGACTAGAAGttaataggggagggtggggcatgACGGCCCCCTTAAGctggtaataattttttatgacttttaatCTCTAGGTCAAGCTAATTTAGTTTTACCTTCCctgatgaataaaaatgatttaatccatgctaaatgtatatctatattttagtcgatttaaattgttttaaattatttcaaattgttttgaatcgtttcaaat is a window encoding:
- the LOC130668537 gene encoding obg-like ATPase 1, whose amino-acid sequence is MPPKKVEEPERKPLIGRVGTNLRIGIVGIPNVGKSTFFNVLTKSQAAAENFPFCTIDPNESRVPVPDSRFDYLCEYFKPVSKVPAFLNVVDIAGLVKGAAEGQGLGNAFLSHINACDAIYHLCRAFEDDDVTHIEGEVNPVRDLEIICEELRLKDVEMLNGHLEKLEKLVVRGNDKKLKPEYDTLLKVKTVLVEEKNQVRFADWSLNDIDVLNKYLFLTSKPVIYLVNLSEKDYIRKKNKWLIKIKEWVDKNDPGATLIPFSGVFENKVIDMDDAERAKYFEESKVTSALDKIIVQGYKALQLQYFFTAGHDEVKAWSIQKGTKAPQAAGRIHTDFEKGFIMAEVMKFEDFKNEGSEAAVKAAGKYRQQGRHYVVDDGDIILFKFNAGAGLKDPKKK